In Mycolicibacter virginiensis, the DNA window CTCGCCGAGGCAGCGGGGGTGTCGTCGAAGGACGCGAAACGCTCGCGCCATTTGGTGCCAAGCTGGGCGTCGAGCACCCGGTGCACCTTGGCGGCAGGCAGGGGCGGGGCCTCGCTTTGGAGCTTGACCAACGCTTCGCGGAACGGCTCGGCGAACTGTGGAGGAATCGCGGCCTCCATCACCGACAGCGCCTGGCCAACCTTCATGGCGCCGCCCTTGAGCTCGCCGAGCACCTTGAACATCTCGTCGGCGGCCTTCTCCAGGAGCTCGGCGTTGACCTCGTCTTTGGTCTTGCCGGTCATCCGCTTACCCACACCGAGCGCTGCGCGGCCTGCAACTCCGGCCGGGAGGCTCGCCAGTTTTACTGCGCGACGAAATCCGCCCCGCGCGAGATCTGCCATGCGGACATCATGCCTGGCCGGTCTCCGCGGCGGTGTTCCCGGTCACCCAATTGGCGGTCAGCGACCGGTGCGACGGTCAGGCCCGCCCCGCGACGATGTCGACGAAGAGCCGGTGAATACGGCGGTCGCCGGTCACCTCCGGGTGAAACGAGGTGGCCAGCACGCAACCTTGCCGCACCGCAACAGGATGACCCGCCGCCTCGGCCAGCACCGCAACGCCCGGGCCGATCCGCTCGACCCAGGGTGCTCGGATGAACACCGCGTGTACCGGTTCGTCCAAGCCGTCGAAATCGACGTCACCCTCGAAAGAGTCGACCTGACGGCCGAAAGCGTTGCGCCGCACCGCCATATCGATACCGGACAAGGGAATTGCGGCACGCCCCTGCGCGCCGGCATCGAGGATCTCGCTGGCCAGCAGAATCATTCCCGCGCAGGAACCGTACGCCGGCATCCCGTCGGCCAGCCGCGCTCGCAGCGGATCCGCCAGCTCCAGCTCGCGCAGCAGATGACTGATCGTGGTCGACTCGCCGCCGGGAATCAGCAGCGCGTCGACCGCATCCAGCTCGGAGCGGCGGCGTACCGGCACCGGATCGGCACCGACAGCGCTCAGGGCGGCAAGGTGCTCACGGACGTCGCCCTGCAAGGCGAGGACGCCGATGTGCGCGCCGTTCACCGGTCGGTCGGCTGATATCCCGACGGATAGCGGGTCAGCCCCTCCTGCATGACGGCCGCCACCATGTCTCCAGATCGGTTGTAGATCTTGCCCTGGGTCAGCGCCCGGCCGGCACCCGCCGACGGCGACGACTGGTCATAGAGCAGCCATTCGTCGGCCCGAAACGGGCGCATGAACCACATCGCGTGGTCGAGCGACGCCACCTGCAAGACGTCCCGCTCACCTGGGTGGATCGCCCAGGAGGTGCCCAGCAGGGTCAGGTCGCTCATGTAGGCCAGCGCGCAGATGTGCAGCACCGGATCGTCGGGCAGCCGGTCGCGATGGCGGAACCAGACCTGCTGCTCGGCAACCTTGCCCGGCATGTGCGGCAGCTGTTCACGCGGCACCCGGCGCAGATCCCACTCGGCGAACGCCTTGAATCCCTCGTCGTCGAAGGCCTTCATCGCGGCGATGTCGGGCAGGTCTTTCGGGTCGGGTGCGTCGGGCATCACATCTTGGTGCTCGATGCCCTGCTGTTCGGTCTGGAACGACGCCGACATGTTGAAGATGGTTTCGCCGTGCTGGATGGCGTTGACACGCCGCGTACAGAACGAACCACCGTCGCGGACCCGCTCCACGGTGAACACCGTGGGCGCCTTGGCATCTCCGGGACGCAGAAAGTATCCGTGCAGCGAGTGGACCCGGTAGCGCGGCTCCACGGTACGCACCGCGGACACCAATGCCTGGCCGGCGACGTGTCCGCCGAAGGTGCGCTGGT includes these proteins:
- the pdxT gene encoding pyridoxal 5'-phosphate synthase glutaminase subunit PdxT, with amino-acid sequence MNGAHIGVLALQGDVREHLAALSAVGADPVPVRRRSELDAVDALLIPGGESTTISHLLRELELADPLRARLADGMPAYGSCAGMILLASEILDAGAQGRAAIPLSGIDMAVRRNAFGRQVDSFEGDVDFDGLDEPVHAVFIRAPWVERIGPGVAVLAEAAGHPVAVRQGCVLATSFHPEVTGDRRIHRLFVDIVAGRA
- the tesB gene encoding acyl-CoA thioesterase II, with product MAIEEILDLEQLEVNIYRGSVFSPLSADNQRTFGGHVAGQALVSAVRTVEPRYRVHSLHGYFLRPGDAKAPTVFTVERVRDGGSFCTRRVNAIQHGETIFNMSASFQTEQQGIEHQDVMPDAPDPKDLPDIAAMKAFDDEGFKAFAEWDLRRVPREQLPHMPGKVAEQQVWFRHRDRLPDDPVLHICALAYMSDLTLLGTSWAIHPGERDVLQVASLDHAMWFMRPFRADEWLLYDQSSPSAGAGRALTQGKIYNRSGDMVAAVMQEGLTRYPSGYQPTDR